In a genomic window of Nitrosarchaeum sp.:
- a CDS encoding ribulose-phosphate 3-epimerase — protein MRLNYYLIKKNVLRARKLVIKALNKAGSGHPGGSFSMAEILGCLFYKHLQYDPNNPQWEDRDRLILSKGHAGPGLFSNMAVAGYFPESQLETLRQFGSKLQGHPDLKCPGVEFCGGSLGTGLSYSIGVALAGKIDGKNHHVYTIIGDGESDEGQIWEAAMTAAKYKVDNLTAFLDRNFIQQDSYTEKIMPLDEKLEGDDISEMWKDASRWKTGDKWRSFGWNVIEIDGHRIEQIDAAITKANSTKGIPSIIIARTIKGKGVEHMEDNPQWHGKAPDSDVTPIIDLELDSQFMIAPSIIAGDMNNLENEVKRCISGRSDFIHLDVMDGQFVPTKTFDHTKIRELRSLTVLPFDTHLMINEPVKHVKDYVEAGSDIITVHAEVCDETSFGEIHDYLKQNKVGVGLAINPNTELPEWSYKFIPSLDQLIVMSVVPGKSGQKYIEETHEKMTRLKSILNEHKFSGCIEADGGVTFDNIGSCFADGARVFVGGSAIIGKQDVRGAIRDFRNQVLKTRRKLLLDKANELGGSELVKKWIGLHVVGEKQEQIKQIAEEASYL, from the coding sequence ATGAGACTAAATTACTATCTAATCAAAAAAAATGTTCTTCGTGCTCGTAAATTAGTAATTAAAGCATTAAACAAAGCAGGTTCTGGTCATCCGGGAGGGTCTTTTTCTATGGCTGAAATTTTAGGGTGTTTATTTTACAAACATTTGCAGTATGATCCGAATAATCCTCAATGGGAAGATCGAGATCGACTGATCTTATCTAAAGGACATGCAGGACCTGGCTTGTTTTCAAATATGGCTGTTGCAGGCTATTTTCCAGAATCTCAACTTGAAACTTTAAGACAATTTGGAAGTAAATTACAAGGTCATCCTGATCTAAAATGTCCTGGAGTTGAATTCTGTGGTGGTTCTTTGGGAACTGGTTTATCTTATTCTATCGGTGTCGCCCTTGCCGGTAAAATCGATGGTAAAAATCATCATGTCTATACCATAATAGGTGACGGTGAGTCAGATGAGGGTCAAATATGGGAAGCAGCAATGACTGCTGCAAAATACAAGGTAGATAATCTTACAGCCTTTTTGGATAGAAATTTCATACAGCAGGATTCATACACGGAAAAAATTATGCCATTAGATGAAAAATTAGAAGGAGATGATATCTCTGAAATGTGGAAAGATGCTTCACGATGGAAGACAGGTGATAAATGGAGATCATTTGGATGGAATGTAATTGAAATTGATGGACATAGAATTGAACAAATAGATGCAGCTATTACTAAAGCAAATTCTACAAAAGGAATTCCCTCAATAATTATCGCTAGAACAATAAAAGGAAAAGGAGTTGAACACATGGAAGATAACCCCCAATGGCATGGAAAAGCACCTGATTCAGATGTTACACCAATAATTGATTTAGAACTTGATTCTCAATTCATGATTGCCCCTTCAATCATTGCCGGTGATATGAATAATCTTGAAAATGAGGTTAAGCGATGTATATCTGGTAGATCTGACTTTATTCATCTAGATGTTATGGATGGCCAATTTGTTCCGACCAAAACTTTTGATCATACAAAAATCAGAGAATTACGATCATTAACAGTACTCCCATTTGATACTCATCTGATGATCAATGAACCTGTAAAACATGTCAAAGACTATGTTGAAGCTGGAAGTGATATAATTACTGTACATGCTGAAGTTTGTGACGAAACAAGTTTTGGTGAAATACATGATTACTTAAAACAAAATAAAGTTGGAGTAGGTCTTGCAATTAATCCAAATACTGAACTTCCCGAATGGTCTTACAAATTCATACCCTCTCTTGATCAACTAATTGTAATGTCTGTTGTACCTGGAAAATCTGGTCAAAAATACATTGAAGAAACCCATGAAAAAATGACTAGATTGAAATCTATTCTAAATGAGCACAAGTTTTCTGGCTGTATTGAGGCTGATGGTGGTGTAACTTTTGATAATATTGGCTCTTGTTTTGCAGATGGTGCTAGAGTTTTTGTGGGTGGTAGCGCAATTATTGGAAAACAAGATGTCCGTGGTGCTATCCGGGATTTTAGAAATCAAGTTCTTAAAACTAGACGAAAATTATTACTTGATAAAGCAAATGAATTGGGAGGTTCTGAACTCGTTAAAAAATGGATTGGATTACATGTTGTTGGAGAAAAACAAGAACAGATTAAGCAAATAGCAGAAGAGGCAAGTTATCTTTGA
- a CDS encoding leucyl aminopeptidase, with protein MKIRLENPSNSKKKTAMLCGYVLENSDKILGLQDINSKVISSIKQSINDMGGIFGKISVIPTNEKSTQRILLAGLGKKEDFTNDTIRFVSGKIAQKAKELKLKEFTIIAPPSSVIEPVSSVSQIIEGCKMSLYKFEKYKSKKENTDPNLTILISKSEKISNSVKTADIISDGVIYTKNIANLPPNECTPTTLANFSKIIAKKNNMKCNIISKVELKKRGFGGISAVGQGSKNEPKLIILEHFRGPKNEKPIVLVGKAVTFDTGGISLKPGEKMDEMKFDKCGGCTVIGIMKVVSELKLPINLVGIIPSVENMPGGEAYRPGDIIKLYNGKTAEILNTDAEGRIILADALSYGEKQYSPKAIIDFATLTGACIIALGTNIAGMVSNNKKLTYMIIESSKRTTEEVWNLPLNDDYMDMIKSEVADMKNVGIGRAAGTITAAAFLRNAIEKTPWIHIDIAGVAWTQVATKEKPYNPKGATGFGVRLILDYLQN; from the coding sequence ATGAAAATTCGATTAGAAAATCCAAGCAATTCTAAAAAGAAAACTGCTATGCTTTGTGGGTATGTATTAGAAAATTCTGATAAAATATTAGGATTACAAGATATTAATTCAAAAGTCATCTCATCAATAAAGCAATCAATAAATGATATGGGTGGAATATTTGGTAAAATATCAGTAATTCCAACTAATGAAAAATCAACTCAAAGGATTCTGTTAGCAGGATTAGGTAAAAAAGAAGATTTTACAAACGATACAATCAGGTTTGTTTCAGGTAAAATTGCTCAAAAAGCTAAAGAATTGAAACTGAAAGAATTTACCATAATAGCACCACCAAGTTCTGTAATCGAACCTGTTTCATCAGTATCTCAAATAATAGAGGGATGTAAAATGTCTCTTTATAAATTTGAAAAATATAAATCAAAAAAAGAAAACACCGATCCGAATCTTACAATATTAATTTCTAAATCAGAGAAGATCTCAAATTCAGTAAAAACTGCAGATATTATTTCAGATGGTGTTATTTATACAAAAAATATTGCAAATTTACCACCCAATGAATGTACACCAACAACATTAGCAAATTTTTCAAAAATAATAGCAAAAAAGAACAATATGAAATGTAACATAATATCTAAAGTAGAGCTCAAAAAAAGAGGATTTGGCGGAATTTCTGCTGTAGGACAGGGAAGTAAAAATGAACCGAAATTAATTATTTTAGAACATTTTCGTGGTCCTAAAAACGAAAAACCAATTGTGTTAGTTGGAAAAGCTGTAACATTTGACACTGGTGGAATTTCATTAAAACCAGGTGAAAAAATGGATGAAATGAAATTCGATAAATGTGGAGGATGTACAGTTATTGGAATCATGAAAGTGGTTTCAGAATTAAAATTACCAATTAACTTAGTAGGGATTATTCCGTCAGTTGAAAATATGCCAGGCGGTGAAGCATATAGACCGGGAGACATCATAAAATTATACAATGGAAAAACAGCAGAGATTTTGAATACAGATGCAGAAGGGAGAATCATTTTAGCTGATGCACTATCATATGGGGAAAAACAATACTCACCAAAGGCAATTATCGATTTTGCGACATTAACAGGAGCCTGCATAATTGCATTAGGAACAAACATTGCAGGCATGGTTTCAAATAATAAAAAATTGACATATATGATCATAGAATCTTCAAAAAGAACAACTGAAGAGGTTTGGAATCTTCCATTAAATGATGATTATATGGATATGATAAAATCGGAAGTTGCAGATATGAAAAATGTTGGAATTGGAAGAGCGGCAGGTACGATTACCGCTGCAGCATTTTTAAGAAATGCTATTGAAAAAACCCCGTGGATTCACATCGATATTGCAGGTGTTGCATGGACACAGGTAGCAACAAAAGAAAAACCATATAATCCAAAAGGAGCTACAGGTTTTGGAGTAAGATTAATTTTGGATTATTTACAGAATTAA